The Cryptococcus neoformans var. neoformans B-3501A chromosome 7, whole genome shotgun sequence genome window below encodes:
- a CDS encoding hypothetical protein (Match to ESTs gb|CF194272.1|CF194272, gb|CF192806.1|CF192806, gb|CF191886.1|CF191886), with protein MFLSPIFPSLLLAVCLLSNSASARAVSNFTLGSNERRATASTSSGSTLKCTTVSGIWLGFKYDFGCLCESDVESFCNNHGISSSWKTVISSHISSTGSSHFYPDHAQPVCDGSGGYTCGSLSRSSNGQCGSTTCDLQKTSSNGGCCPRGQTYKDGKCCGTVGCKRDGSQCTPALSCSTYTSNGICCSSGTSGWTGYTTVCCPKGQIENGSTGKCITNCQSGYEYNSSKGKCEPICDISNGYVYQQTSKGKDICCKSGRKAFQTVCCPVNQPEVGETGVCCPSGSQVTNGKCTTPTGKSTNHRRVARQFQEALTASPSYGLAANAKGALCPSGLAACPIGDFISSGQYECLDPLADLQSCGGCESMGTGKDCTVIPGAKWMGCNQGVCEVYSCNNGWKKSANGTECERLL; from the exons ATGTTCCTTTCccccatcttcccttctctcctcctcgctgTATGTCTCCTCTCAAACAGCGCCTCTGCTCGTGCAGTATCCAACTTCACCCTCGGATCTAATGAACGTCGGGCTACTGCTTCTACTTCAAGTGGTTCCACTCTCAAGTGTACCACAGTCTCTGGTATTTGGTTGGGTTTCAAGTACGACTTCGGCTGTCTTTGCGAAAGCGATGTAGAATCCTTCTGCAACAACCATGGAATCAGCAGCTCATGGAAGACTGTCATATCTTCTCAC ATTAGTTCCACAGGCAGCTCTCATTTCTACCCCGATCACGCTCAACCCGTCTGTGACGGCTCCGGTGGTTACACCTGTGGCTCCCTCTCACGTTCCTCCAATGGCCAATGTGGCTCCACCACTTGCGACCTTCAAAAGACTTCTTCCAACGGTGGCTGTTGTCCTCGTGGTCAGACTTACAAAGACGGCAAATGCTGCGGTACTGTTGGCTGCAAGCGTGACGGTTCCCAATGTACTCCTGCCCTCTCTTGTTCCACATACACCTCTAACGGCATATGTTGTTCTTCCGGTACCTCCGGCTGGACTGGTTACACCACGGTTTGCTGCCCCAAGGGTCAGATCGAAAACGGTTCCACAGGCAAGTGTATCACCAACTGTCAGTCCGGTTACGAGTACAACTCTTCCAAGGGCAAGTGTGAGCCCATCTGCGACATCTCCAATGGCTACGTTTATCAGCAAACTTCCAAGGGCAAAGACATCTGCTGCAAGTCTGGCAGGAAGGCTTTTCAAACCGTGTGCTGTCCTGTCAATCAGCCTGAGGTCGGTGAGACGGGTGTCTGCTGTCCTTCCGGCTCTCAAGTTACCAATGGCAAGTGCACTACCCCCACGGGCAAGAGCACCAACCACCGACGAGTAGCTCGACAGTTCCAAGAAGCGCTCACTGCATCTCCATCTTATGGTCTCGCAGCCAACGCCAAGGGCGCTCTTTGTCCTTCCGGTCTTGCTGCTTGCCCAATTGGTGATTTTATCTCCTCCGGTCAATACGAGTGTCTCGACCCTTTGGCCGACTTGCAGTCTTGTGGAGGTTGCGAGAGCATGGGCACTGGCAAGGACTGCACTGTCATTCCTGGTGCCAAATGGATGGGATGCAACCAAGGCGTTTGCGAAGTCTACTCGTGCAACAacggatggaagaagagtgcgAATGGGACTGAGTGTGAGAGACTATTATAG